The following coding sequences are from one Diospyros lotus cultivar Yz01 chromosome 7, ASM1463336v1, whole genome shotgun sequence window:
- the LOC127805663 gene encoding receptor-like protein 15 produces MVFQRDGKLVCGRVEVCVGKREGIRRMRKRVIDVNAIAIEEFELMSRNVIFGFDLMSRNIIFGFDGAVRRCPSPMKPGFGGGHRLQNPGLSELKTLQEIDLSYNELGGQLPWCLGNLTSLRFLDITSNQFSGNIVLSPLPNLISLEYLRLSNNNFLVPISFKSYYNLSKLTMLESVGNIFLEEEDIFGLAPSFQLIKIHLSNSKQSKNTPKSLPNLFYYQNQLKIVQLSRFDFGRTSPMWLLENNTRLQAFILRKNSFSEPFQLPSSPMTQLVALDISNNNFYGAIPYKIGSFFPKLKLLNMSRNNFKGMIPFSLGDMTSLYIIEVMKLSNNNLIGPILPPQNDLPNLSQLHLDENKFTKIPHNLSSSIALRLLNLSHNHLEGEFPIEFCQFNRLQLLDLSSNNFTGIIPSCFNVEYLEQIQLSNNRLNGPFPKVFHRLMNHIRMIDLSNNHFNGSIPDWIDSLSWLSILILKNNHFESNIPYQICHLSRLILIDLSSNKLSGIIPYCLNNITFGLENETVEILDFILSRYCIEELVFPSLKIRNHQDYITRCINEDGMEFTTKGMTLLYTGQPLFLFSAIDLSNNKLTGHIPLEIGNLSKIKALNLSHNNLIGGIPTTLCKLENIESLDLSHNNLNGNIPSQLTNLYSLGTFNVSYNNLSGRIPQTTNQFGTFDPSSYIENPFLCGEPLPNNCIDSPPSAYKNASVVFDFIDLNTFYMSFAGSYTAILLAITGILYINR; encoded by the exons ATGGTTTTCCAAAGGGATGGAAAGCTGGTATGTGGAAGAGTTGAGGTCTGCGTAGGCAAACGTGAG GGAATTAGGAGGATGAGGAAGAGGGTGATAGATGTCAATGCCATTGCCATTGAAGAGTT TGAGCTAATGTCAAGAAATGTCATTTTTGGGTTCGATCTAATGTCAAGAAACATCATTTTTGGGTTTGATGGGGCTGTTCGGAGGTGTCCCTCGCCTATGAAACCTGGTTTCGGAGGCGGCCATCGCCTCCAAAACCCAG gttTGTCTGAATTGAAGACTCTTCAAGAGATTGACTTGAGTTATAATGAACTAGGGGGTCAGTTGCCTTGGTGCCTAGGAAACTTGACATCTCTTAGGTTTTTGGATATCACTAGCAATCAATTTTCTGGGAACATTGTATTATCTCCTCTTCCCAATCTCATATCCTTGGAATATCTTAGGCTTTCAAATAACAATTTTCTGGTCCCAATCTCATTTAAGTCATATTACAACCTCTCCAAACTTACGATGCTGGAAAGTGTTGGCAACATATTTTTGGAAGAAGAGGACATTTTTGGCTTAGCCCCAAGTTTCCAATTGATTAAAATCCATCTTTCTAATTCTAAACAGAGCAAAAACACTCCCAAGTCTCTGCCCAACCTTTTCTACTATCAAAATCAACTCAAAATAGTTCAACTCTCTAGATTTGATTTTGGAAGAACATCCCCAAtgtggttgttggagaacaataCTAGACTACAAGCATTTATCCTAAGAAAGAATTCATTTTCTGAACCTTTCCAATTGCCCTCATCTCCAATGACACAACTTGTAGCATTAGATATCTCTAACAATAATTTCTATGGTGCCATCCCATACAAGATTGGTAGTTTTTTCCCCAAGTTAAAATTGCTAAACATGTCTAGAAATAACTTTAAAGGCATGATTCCGTTTTCATTAGGTGACATGACCTCTCTATAT ATTATTGAAGTGATGAAACTATCAAACAACAACTTGATAGGCCCTATACTACCCCCTCAAAACGACTTGCCAAACTTAAGCCAGTTGCATCTGGACGAAAATAAGTTCACAAAAATCCCACACAACTTATCCAGTAGTATTGCCTTGAGATTGTTGAATCTTAGCCATAATCATCTTGAAGGTGAGTTTCCTATTGAGTTTTGTCAATTTAATAGACTACAACTATTGGATCTTTCTAGCAACAATTTCACTGGGATAATACCGTCTTGCTTTAATGTGGAATACCTAGAGCAAATTCAGCTATCCAACAATAGGCTAAATGGACCGTTTCCAAAGGTGTTCCACCGATTAATGAATCACATAAGAATGATAGATCTttcaaataaccattttaatggAAGCATTCCAGATTGGATCGACAGTCTTTCTTGGCTAAGCATTCTTATCTTGAAAAATAATCACTTTGAAAGTAATATCCCATATCAGATTTGCCACTTGTCTAGATTAATCTTGATTGATCTTTCTTCCAATAAGTTGTCGGGCATCATTCCTTATTGCTTAAATAACATCACATTTGGGCTAGAAAATGAAACAGTAGAAATACTGGATTTTATTCTAAGTCGCTACTGTATCGAAGAACTCGTGTTTCCTAGCCTAAAGATTCGTAATCATCAAGATTACATCACGCGTTGTATCAATGAAGATGGCATGGAGTTCACAACCAAAGGAATGACCTTGCTTTACACAGGACAACCTTTGTTCCTTTTTTCAGCAATCGATCTCTCCAACAACAAATTAACTGGCCACATACCACTTGAAATTGGAAATCTTAGCAAAATCAAAGCACTAAACCTATCTCACAACAACCTGATTGGAGGAATCCCCACAACTCTTTGCAAGTTAGAGAACATAGAGAGCTTGGATCTTTCTCACAACAACTTGAATGGAAATATCCCCTCTCAACTTACTAATCTATACTCATTGGGGACGTTCAATGTGTCTTACAACAACTTAAGTGGAAGGATTCCTCAGACAACAAATCAATTTGGAACTTTCGACCCAAGTAGCTATATTGAGAATCCATTTCTTTGTGGAGAACCATTACCAAATAATTGCATAGATTCACCTCCATCAGCTTATAAAAATGCAAGTGTGGTATTTGACTTTATCGACCTGAACACTTTTTATATGAGTTTTGCAGGGTCTTACACAGCTATTTTACTAGCTATTACAggaattttgtatataaatcgGTAA